One genomic region from Prochlorococcus marinus CUG1433 encodes:
- the folK gene encoding 2-amino-4-hydroxy-6-hydroxymethyldihydropteridine diphosphokinase: MELSNLNIKNGLCISLGANIDSKFGSPLESLLICKPKIEEIINGWGNNSNKQKEEKRKFHANFFWSSIYETLPHGVENEQPNYLNTLLLIKSNSFPKPSNEKAKLLLKELKKLEIFFGREKTPKGKKWLSRCLDLDILWWEDFHTVDVELTLPHPRFMNRNFVITPLSEILSRSQKIKKIDDPKWST; the protein is encoded by the coding sequence GTGGAATTATCAAATCTTAATATCAAAAATGGACTATGTATATCCCTCGGAGCAAATATTGATAGTAAATTCGGAAGCCCGCTTGAATCACTATTAATATGCAAACCAAAAATAGAAGAAATAATAAATGGATGGGGAAATAATTCCAACAAACAAAAAGAAGAGAAAAGAAAATTTCATGCAAACTTTTTTTGGTCTTCAATTTATGAGACATTACCTCATGGAGTTGAAAATGAACAGCCAAATTATTTAAATACTCTTTTGCTTATAAAAAGTAATTCTTTTCCAAAACCATCAAATGAAAAGGCGAAATTACTTTTAAAAGAGCTAAAAAAGCTAGAGATATTTTTCGGACGAGAAAAGACACCAAAAGGTAAGAAATGGCTATCAAGATGTCTTGATTTAGATATTCTCTGGTGGGAAGATTTTCACACAGTTGACGTGGAATTAACCTTACCTCACCCTAGATTCATGAATCGGAATTTCGTTATTACACCTCTATCTGAAATCTTAAGTAGAAGCCAAAAAATCAAAAAGATTGATGATCCAAAATGGTCTACATAA
- a CDS encoding NUDIX hydrolase, producing the protein MGNKNLIKRSIFKEKISELKSKKFSFEINRIELPNGHEGEYGIIKHPGAALAVPITKDNKVMILRQYRFAVSRYLLEFPAGTLEIGETPINSIKREIQEETGFTANKWDELGTLVPAPGYADEEIYLFLARDLSKLNYEVKGDLDEDIEVLILDPDALDNLISNKDEILDAKTVTAWFRAKQFLYNL; encoded by the coding sequence ATGGGCAATAAAAACCTTATAAAAAGATCCATTTTTAAAGAAAAAATATCTGAGTTAAAATCTAAAAAATTTAGTTTCGAAATAAATAGAATTGAGCTTCCAAATGGACATGAAGGTGAATATGGGATCATTAAGCATCCTGGCGCTGCCTTAGCAGTACCTATTACAAAAGACAATAAAGTTATGATTCTTCGGCAATATAGATTTGCTGTTTCTAGGTATCTATTAGAATTCCCTGCAGGTACATTAGAAATAGGCGAAACACCTATTAATTCAATTAAAAGAGAAATTCAAGAAGAGACTGGATTTACTGCAAACAAATGGGACGAACTAGGAACTCTTGTCCCTGCTCCTGGTTATGCAGATGAAGAAATTTATTTATTTTTGGCCCGTGATTTGAGCAAACTTAATTACGAGGTTAAAGGAGATTTAGATGAAGATATAGAAGTATTAATCTTAGATCCAGACGCACTAGATAATCTTATTTCTAATAAGGACGAAATTCTTGACGCAAAAACAGTGACAGCTTGGTTTAGAGCTAAACAATTTTTATATAATTTATGA
- a CDS encoding deoxyribodipyrimidine photo-lyase has product MNKPRILFWHRKDLRIFDNRALIKAFSLSNAITSTYIFDKNYSHDFNANSRAWFLVNSLHELRNNWRKLGSRLVIEQGDPVLIIPQLAKIIDAKFVFWNKSIEPYEINRDLKIKEILKVKNIQVIESWDHLLIEPSKIFSGNNKPYSVYGPFYKNLKLKMNLLSSYDQDKVIFQFKDIDNKLRNNKTIKSSDSVLEQFLKNIKFSGSNICPCRPGENAAERLLENFINEKKIYSYTYARDFPSHNGTSFLSASLRFGTISIRKVWNATLNLSSDFENQENYLSIETWQKELVWREFYQHCLFHFPELEKGPYRKKWNKFPWGNNNEWLQQWSNGETGVPIVDAAMRQLNSTGWMHNRCRMIVASFLVKDLLCNWQMGEKKFMETLVDGDLAANNGGWQWSASSGMDPKPLRIFNPYTQAKKFDPICEYIKYWIPELSKVSNSELLNGEISNLEKNNYSSAIVNHNIQQRLFKSLYAEI; this is encoded by the coding sequence ATGAATAAACCTAGAATACTTTTTTGGCACAGAAAGGATTTAAGAATATTTGATAATAGAGCTTTAATCAAAGCATTTTCATTATCAAATGCTATTACTTCAACTTATATATTTGATAAAAATTACTCACACGATTTTAATGCGAATTCAAGAGCTTGGTTTCTAGTGAATTCGCTACATGAATTAAGAAATAATTGGAGAAAATTGGGAAGCAGGCTAGTTATTGAACAAGGTGATCCGGTATTAATTATCCCTCAATTAGCAAAGATAATAGATGCTAAATTTGTTTTCTGGAATAAATCAATTGAGCCTTATGAGATTAATCGAGATTTAAAAATAAAAGAAATTTTAAAAGTAAAAAATATTCAAGTTATTGAATCTTGGGATCACTTATTAATAGAACCTTCAAAAATATTTTCAGGGAATAATAAACCTTATTCGGTTTATGGACCTTTTTATAAAAATCTTAAATTGAAAATGAATTTATTAAGTTCATATGATCAAGATAAAGTTATTTTCCAATTTAAAGATATAGATAATAAACTTAGAAATAATAAGACAATAAAATCATCTGATTCGGTTCTAGAGCAATTTCTCAAAAACATCAAATTTTCTGGTTCGAATATTTGTCCATGTAGACCTGGGGAGAATGCTGCAGAGAGATTATTAGAAAACTTCATTAACGAAAAAAAAATATATTCTTATACTTATGCAAGAGATTTCCCTTCCCATAATGGGACCTCTTTTTTAAGCGCATCTCTTAGATTTGGCACCATCAGCATTAGAAAAGTTTGGAACGCTACATTAAATTTAAGCTCAGATTTTGAAAATCAAGAAAATTACCTATCTATTGAAACTTGGCAAAAAGAACTTGTTTGGCGTGAATTTTATCAACATTGCTTATTCCATTTTCCAGAGCTAGAGAAAGGCCCATATAGAAAAAAATGGAATAAATTTCCGTGGGGAAACAATAATGAATGGTTGCAACAATGGAGCAACGGTGAGACTGGAGTTCCTATAGTTGATGCTGCAATGCGTCAACTAAATAGTACAGGCTGGATGCATAACAGATGTCGTATGATAGTCGCTTCATTTCTGGTAAAAGATCTTTTATGCAATTGGCAAATGGGCGAGAAAAAATTTATGGAGACTTTGGTTGATGGAGACTTAGCCGCAAATAATGGGGGCTGGCAGTGGAGTGCTAGTAGCGGTATGGATCCAAAACCACTTAGGATTTTTAATCCATATACCCAAGCAAAAAAATTTGATCCTATTTGCGAATATATAAAATATTGGATTCCTGAATTATCTAAAGTGTCAAATTCAGAACTATTAAATGGGGAGATATCTAATTTAGAAAAAAATAATTATTCAAGCGCTATTGTCAATCACAACATACAACAAAGATTATTTAAGTCACTTTATGCTGAAATTTGA
- a CDS encoding DegT/DnrJ/EryC1/StrS family aminotransferase, which yields MQIPPFTLNRQFQEIGSEIESEVFKVLRGGQYIGGQEIAKFEESFSNLIGVQNTIGCNSGTDALVLALRALDIGVGDEVITSSFSFFATAEAISAVGANPILVDIDPETYLINTELIEQEINSNTKAIMPVHLFGNAVNMTVIKSLANKYDLRVIEDCAQATCTTWENTKVGSIGDIGCFSFFPTKNLGAAGDGGAVTTSDQKIAKKIRELAVHGSPIRYHHTQIGYNSRLDTIQAAILNIKIKYISEWINNRQKIANNYLDLLDKNPFISFPKISSDSISHSWNQFVIKLRNDKYFLNEDFSNLFETDCKKYYSLRNLVKQQLFEKGINSIIYYPIPIHAQIAYKNKNFSRTKLINTERICTEVLSLPMFPEISYEEQVYVAENLNKVLKDCIEEIQISA from the coding sequence ATGCAGATACCTCCATTTACTTTAAATAGGCAGTTCCAAGAAATTGGCTCTGAAATTGAGAGTGAGGTTTTTAAAGTATTAAGAGGAGGCCAGTATATTGGAGGACAAGAGATTGCCAAATTTGAGGAGAGTTTTTCTAATCTGATTGGTGTTCAAAATACTATTGGATGTAACAGTGGAACTGATGCTTTAGTTTTAGCTTTGCGCGCATTAGATATTGGTGTGGGCGACGAAGTTATTACATCATCTTTTAGCTTTTTTGCGACCGCAGAGGCTATTAGCGCAGTTGGCGCTAATCCTATTCTGGTAGATATCGATCCTGAAACTTATCTCATTAATACCGAACTAATAGAACAAGAAATAAATTCTAATACTAAGGCAATTATGCCAGTTCATCTATTTGGGAATGCAGTAAATATGACCGTTATAAAATCATTGGCAAACAAATATGACTTAAGAGTAATCGAAGATTGTGCTCAGGCAACATGCACAACGTGGGAAAATACCAAAGTTGGAAGTATCGGTGATATAGGTTGTTTTAGCTTTTTCCCTACTAAAAATTTAGGAGCTGCTGGAGATGGAGGAGCAGTAACAACTTCAGATCAGAAGATTGCCAAAAAAATTAGAGAACTAGCTGTTCATGGTAGCCCAATAAGATATCACCATACTCAAATTGGGTATAACAGTAGACTTGATACCATTCAAGCCGCCATATTAAATATCAAAATTAAATATATTTCTGAGTGGATTAATAATCGCCAAAAAATCGCTAATAATTACCTTGATTTATTAGACAAAAATCCATTTATTAGTTTTCCAAAAATTAGCTCTGATTCAATCTCCCATTCTTGGAATCAATTTGTCATCAAATTAAGAAACGATAAATATTTTTTAAATGAAGATTTTTCAAATTTATTTGAAACTGATTGCAAAAAATACTATTCCTTAAGGAATTTGGTAAAACAACAACTTTTTGAAAAAGGTATTAATTCAATTATTTATTATCCAATTCCAATACACGCACAAATAGCTTACAAAAATAAAAATTTTTCTAGAACAAAACTCATAAATACAGAGAGAATTTGTACAGAAGTTCTAAGTCTTCCAATGTTTCCTGAAATTTCTTATGAAGAGCAAGTTTATGTTGCAGAAAATTTAAATAAAGTTTTAAAAGATTGTATAGAGGAAATTCAAATTTCAGCATAA
- a CDS encoding thioredoxin family protein, translated as MVRTKSMVLELGFQLPNFEMLNANSSNNQYFNSHNLDNRHLLLMFICAHCPFVKYIENQIFTLSREIENTVQTVAISSNDIVSHPSDSPENLRLQAQSQGWSFPYLYDENQKFAKELKAACTPDFYLFSNAGDGDFLLFYHGQLDDSRPGNNIPLSGEDLRSAVSDLNQENAYPSNQIPSLGCNIKWTPGKEPSWFK; from the coding sequence ATGGTCAGAACAAAATCTATGGTTTTGGAATTAGGTTTTCAATTACCTAATTTCGAAATGTTAAATGCTAATTCTTCAAATAATCAATATTTTAATTCTCATAATCTAGATAATCGGCATTTACTTCTAATGTTTATTTGTGCCCATTGTCCATTTGTTAAATATATTGAGAATCAAATTTTCACATTAAGTAGGGAAATTGAAAATACAGTTCAAACGGTTGCAATTTCTAGTAACGATATTGTCTCTCACCCTTCAGATTCTCCTGAAAATTTGAGATTACAAGCACAATCACAGGGATGGAGTTTTCCTTATCTATATGATGAAAATCAAAAATTTGCTAAGGAGTTAAAAGCAGCTTGCACGCCCGATTTTTATCTTTTTTCAAATGCAGGAGATGGTGATTTTTTATTGTTTTATCATGGCCAATTAGACGATAGTAGACCAGGTAATAATATCCCTTTGTCTGGTGAAGATTTGCGATCTGCTGTAAGCGATTTGAATCAAGAAAATGCTTATCCTTCAAATCAAATTCCTTCTTTAGGTTGCAATATTAAATGGACTCCTGGAAAAGAACCGAGTTGGTTTAAGTGA
- the fabI gene encoding enoyl-ACP reductase FabI, producing MLLNLTGKKILVTGIANNRSIAWGIAQQLSKAGAELGITYLPDDKGRFESKVRELTEPLNPSLFLPLDVQNPSQIEEIFQNIKNNWGQIDGLVHCLAFAGRDELIGDYSATTSEGFDRALNISAYSLAPLCKAAKPLFSEGAGVISLTYLGSERAIPNYNVMGVAKAALEASVRYLSAELGPEKQVRVNAISAGPIRTLASSAIGGILDMIHNVEEKAPLRRTVTQTEVGNTAAFLLSDLSSGISGQTIYVDAGYCINGM from the coding sequence ATGCTTCTAAATCTAACTGGCAAAAAAATTCTTGTTACGGGAATTGCCAATAATCGTTCAATAGCATGGGGTATTGCTCAACAACTATCAAAAGCTGGAGCAGAACTTGGAATCACATATTTGCCCGATGATAAGGGAAGATTCGAATCTAAAGTTAGAGAACTAACTGAACCTTTAAACCCATCGTTATTTTTACCTCTTGATGTTCAAAATCCATCTCAAATAGAAGAAATCTTTCAAAATATAAAAAACAATTGGGGGCAAATTGACGGATTAGTTCACTGCTTAGCATTTGCAGGACGCGACGAATTGATTGGAGATTATAGTGCTACAACTTCAGAGGGTTTTGATAGGGCTCTTAATATAAGTGCTTATTCATTAGCACCCTTATGTAAAGCAGCAAAACCACTTTTTAGTGAAGGTGCTGGCGTTATCTCATTAACTTATTTAGGATCAGAAAGGGCCATTCCTAACTATAACGTGATGGGAGTCGCTAAAGCAGCTTTAGAAGCTTCAGTCAGATATCTTTCTGCAGAACTTGGTCCGGAAAAACAAGTCAGAGTTAATGCAATAAGTGCTGGACCTATAAGAACACTTGCGAGTTCTGCTATAGGTGGCATTTTAGATATGATTCACAATGTTGAAGAAAAGGCTCCTTTACGCAGAACAGTCACTCAAACAGAAGTAGGCAATACTGCTGCTTTTCTATTAAGTGATCTCTCTAGCGGCATTTCAGGCCAAACAATTTATGTTGATGCGGGTTACTGCATTAATGGAATGTAA
- the hisB gene encoding imidazoleglycerol-phosphate dehydratase HisB, with product MSSLRQSEIKRKTNETDISVFINLDGNGISEIDTGIPFLDHMLHQISSHGLFDLKIKAIGDTHIDDHHTNEDVGIALGKAFTKALGERKGISRFGHFFAPLDEALVQVTLDCSGRPHLSYDLELNAPRIGNYDTELVKEFFIAFVNNSGITLHINQIQGSNSHHIVEACFKAFSRALRMATEIDLRRSDSIPSSKGMLEKE from the coding sequence ATGTCATCTCTAAGACAATCTGAAATAAAAAGAAAAACGAACGAAACAGATATCTCTGTATTTATAAACTTAGATGGAAATGGAATTTCTGAAATTGATACTGGGATACCATTCTTAGATCATATGCTTCATCAAATATCCAGTCATGGTTTGTTTGATTTAAAAATAAAAGCAATTGGAGACACCCATATTGATGATCATCATACAAATGAAGATGTAGGAATCGCATTAGGCAAAGCATTTACAAAAGCCTTGGGAGAAAGAAAAGGAATAAGCAGATTTGGACATTTCTTTGCCCCATTAGATGAAGCATTAGTTCAAGTCACTTTAGACTGTTCTGGCAGACCACATCTGTCTTATGATCTTGAATTAAATGCTCCAAGAATAGGAAATTATGATACTGAATTAGTAAAAGAGTTTTTTATTGCCTTTGTAAATAACAGCGGTATTACTCTGCATATAAATCAAATACAAGGTAGTAATTCACATCATATCGTTGAGGCTTGCTTCAAAGCTTTTTCTAGAGCACTTAGAATGGCTACCGAAATAGATCTGAGAAGATCTGATTCAATTCCAAGCAGTAAAGGAATGCTAGAAAAAGAATAA
- a CDS encoding carotenoid oxygenase family protein produces the protein MTNLQDKKSDKIKSFNKEDWSSAYQNVERELTKEPLKVSKGNNIKNLNGTLLRNGPGILERGGQWVHHPFDGDGMITSIKFENGHPFLTNRFVKTKGYLEEEKINKFIYRGVFGTQKNGGILNNALDLKFKNIANTHVVKLGDEILALWEAAGPHAMDPDSLDTIGLTSLKGVLKPNEAFSAHPKTDLNSNSSSELLVTFGVQTGPKSTIRLMEFSNAGTNSGELIFDRKDTFNGFAFLHDFAITTNWAIFLQNAIDFNPLPFVMGQRGAAQCLKSNPNKKAKFFIIPRESGLFRGQPPLTIDAPEGFVFHHVNAFEKDSKIVLDSIFYDDFPSVGPDENFRDIDFDKYPEGKLKRSIIDLKKKTSELETLSEQCCEFAVVNPKNLGITATFSWMASTSQKLGNAPLQAIKKINLISKEEISWSAGPSGFVSEPIMVPSDKSSKEDEGFLFIILWNGERRGSDLVILDAKDLKELAVYELPISIPHGLHGSWVN, from the coding sequence GTGACTAATTTACAAGATAAAAAAAGTGATAAAATTAAAAGTTTTAATAAAGAAGATTGGTCCAGTGCTTATCAAAATGTAGAAAGGGAGCTAACTAAAGAGCCTCTTAAAGTTAGCAAAGGTAATAATATTAAAAATTTAAATGGAACATTATTAAGAAATGGGCCAGGAATATTAGAGAGAGGTGGGCAATGGGTTCATCATCCATTTGATGGTGATGGAATGATAACATCTATAAAATTCGAAAATGGTCATCCATTTTTAACAAATAGATTTGTTAAAACTAAAGGCTATTTGGAAGAAGAAAAAATAAATAAATTTATTTACAGAGGTGTTTTTGGGACACAAAAAAATGGAGGGATTTTAAATAATGCATTAGATCTAAAATTCAAGAATATTGCTAATACTCATGTCGTCAAATTAGGTGATGAAATTCTCGCATTATGGGAAGCAGCCGGTCCACATGCAATGGATCCTGATAGTCTCGACACTATTGGTTTAACATCATTAAAAGGAGTTCTCAAGCCTAACGAAGCATTCAGTGCCCATCCCAAAACAGACCTCAACTCAAATTCATCTTCAGAACTTTTAGTCACTTTTGGAGTCCAAACCGGGCCAAAAAGTACCATTAGATTAATGGAATTTAGTAATGCTGGTACAAATTCTGGAGAGCTAATTTTTGATAGAAAAGATACCTTTAATGGCTTTGCATTCCTTCATGATTTTGCAATTACAACTAATTGGGCAATATTTTTACAGAACGCTATTGATTTCAATCCTCTACCGTTTGTAATGGGTCAAAGAGGAGCAGCACAATGTCTAAAGTCAAACCCAAATAAAAAAGCAAAGTTTTTTATCATCCCCAGAGAAAGTGGATTATTTAGAGGTCAGCCACCTTTAACAATAGATGCTCCAGAAGGATTCGTTTTTCATCATGTTAATGCATTTGAAAAAGATTCCAAAATTGTATTAGATAGTATTTTTTATGATGATTTCCCATCAGTTGGTCCAGACGAGAATTTTAGGGATATTGACTTTGATAAATATCCAGAAGGAAAACTGAAAAGATCAATTATCGATCTAAAGAAAAAAACTAGTGAACTTGAAACTTTAAGTGAACAATGTTGTGAATTTGCTGTTGTTAATCCTAAAAACTTAGGAATAACAGCAACTTTTAGTTGGATGGCAAGCACATCTCAAAAGCTGGGGAACGCTCCACTTCAAGCAATAAAAAAAATAAATTTAATTTCTAAGGAAGAGATTTCTTGGTCAGCAGGTCCAAGTGGATTCGTAAGTGAACCAATTATGGTTCCATCAGATAAATCGTCCAAAGAAGATGAGGGATTCTTATTTATTATCCTATGGAACGGAGAAAGAAGAGGAAGCGATTTAGTGATATTAGATGCAAAAGACTTAAAAGAATTAGCTGTTTATGAATTACCCATTTCGATTCCTCATGGCCTCCATGGATCTTGGGTTAATTGA
- the rdgB gene encoding RdgB/HAM1 family non-canonical purine NTP pyrophosphatase has translation MKNLYLASKNKGKIEEYKKLLAGVNCKLLLQPESLEVEEDGLTFRDNAIKKASEVSRKTKNFSIADDSGICIEALDGKPGIYSSRYAENDQKRIERVLKELDGVHNRSAFFIANICVCSPSGEVIIESEAKCHGNIILNSRGKGGFGYDPIFEESSTRLTFAEMNNDIKDSCSHRGKALKKIIPDLIEIFS, from the coding sequence ATGAAAAATTTATATTTAGCGAGTAAGAATAAAGGGAAAATTGAAGAATATAAGAAATTGCTTGCTGGAGTGAATTGTAAATTATTACTCCAGCCAGAATCATTAGAAGTTGAAGAGGATGGACTGACATTTAGAGATAATGCAATTAAAAAAGCGAGTGAAGTTTCGAGGAAAACAAAGAATTTCTCCATAGCAGATGATTCAGGAATTTGTATTGAAGCACTAGATGGTAAGCCAGGCATTTACTCCTCTAGATATGCAGAAAATGATCAGAAGAGAATTGAAAGAGTTTTAAAAGAACTTGATGGAGTTCACAATAGAAGTGCTTTCTTTATTGCTAATATTTGTGTTTGTTCCCCAAGTGGTGAAGTGATTATTGAATCTGAGGCCAAATGTCATGGCAATATTATTTTAAACTCGAGAGGAAAAGGTGGTTTTGGTTATGACCCAATTTTTGAGGAGAGTTCTACCAGATTAACTTTCGCAGAAATGAATAATGATATTAAAGATTCTTGTAGTCATAGAGGTAAAGCATTAAAAAAAATTATTCCAGATTTAATTGAAATTTTTTCTTAA
- a CDS encoding phosphoglucomutase/phosphomannomutase family protein encodes MTADKLDKIKFGTDGWRGIIGFDFNLSNLSRVVVAACQELHYQYYKEVNSKKIIIGYDRRFMACEFAKQIVPFVRGCGFEPILSDSFVPTPSCSFYAKEVGCLGALVITASHNPYNWLGLKIKSFNGCSVDESFTSQVEKRLILGNSIEKIDGVNKLVDIKKFHLDRIKSLFDIDFISNRLKKLKLKIFVDSMHGSAANCMAEIFASNNLEIISEIRKDADPFFGGKPPEPLLNYADDLNQILIKNSTNELKTLGIIFDGDGDRIAAIDEKGRYSSTQDLLPYFISYLGEIKNNSYPVLKTVSGSDIIKNISESQNRDVFELPVGFKYIAEKMIKEKIFIGGEESGGVGFGDFMPERDALYAAMVLLNGIAEKSQYLYETLDKIQEEFGPSFYKRIDIKFPNQSEKNNVKEFIIDNIPESINNHKLKSILKIDGIKLRIDKNFWLLFRFSGTEPLLRLYCEAPKESYLDELLEWGQVFINLAGK; translated from the coding sequence TTGACAGCTGATAAATTAGATAAGATAAAATTTGGAACTGATGGGTGGAGAGGAATTATTGGATTTGATTTTAATTTATCCAATCTTTCAAGAGTTGTAGTTGCTGCATGTCAGGAGTTGCATTATCAATACTATAAAGAAGTTAATTCAAAGAAAATTATTATTGGATATGATCGTAGATTTATGGCTTGTGAATTTGCCAAGCAAATAGTGCCATTTGTAAGAGGATGTGGTTTTGAACCGATCTTATCTGATAGCTTTGTTCCGACCCCCTCTTGTAGTTTCTATGCTAAAGAAGTCGGTTGTCTTGGAGCATTAGTAATTACAGCAAGTCATAATCCATATAATTGGCTGGGTCTGAAAATAAAGAGCTTTAATGGATGTTCTGTTGACGAATCTTTTACGAGTCAAGTTGAAAAAAGATTAATTCTTGGAAATTCAATTGAAAAAATAGATGGTGTTAATAAATTGGTAGATATTAAGAAATTTCATTTAGATAGAATTAAATCTCTTTTTGATATTGACTTTATTTCTAATAGATTGAAAAAATTGAAATTGAAAATTTTTGTAGATTCTATGCATGGTTCAGCTGCAAATTGTATGGCTGAGATTTTTGCTTCTAATAATTTAGAAATTATTTCAGAAATCAGGAAAGATGCTGATCCTTTTTTTGGAGGAAAACCTCCTGAACCTCTTTTAAATTATGCAGATGATCTAAATCAAATACTAATAAAAAATTCAACAAATGAATTAAAAACTCTAGGAATTATATTTGATGGCGATGGTGATAGAATTGCGGCAATTGATGAAAAAGGAAGATACTCTAGTACTCAAGATTTACTCCCATATTTTATTAGCTATTTGGGCGAAATTAAAAATAATTCTTATCCGGTTTTAAAGACTGTTAGTGGTTCAGATATTATTAAAAATATATCAGAGAGTCAAAATAGAGATGTTTTTGAACTTCCAGTTGGCTTTAAATATATTGCTGAAAAAATGATTAAAGAGAAAATATTTATTGGAGGAGAGGAATCTGGGGGAGTTGGTTTTGGCGACTTTATGCCTGAAAGAGATGCTCTATATGCAGCGATGGTTTTATTAAATGGAATTGCTGAAAAATCTCAATATTTATATGAAACCTTAGATAAAATTCAAGAAGAATTTGGGCCAAGTTTTTATAAAAGAATTGATATTAAATTTCCAAATCAGTCAGAAAAAAATAACGTTAAAGAATTTATCATAGATAATATTCCTGAAAGTATTAACAATCATAAGTTAAAAAGTATCTTAAAGATTGATGGAATAAAGTTGAGAATTGATAAAAATTTTTGGCTTCTTTTTAGGTTTTCAGGAACGGAACCTCTTTTAAGGTTATATTGCGAAGCTCCAAAAGAATCTTATTTAGATGAGTTATTAGAATGGGGTCAAGTATTTATAAATCTGGCAGGAAAATAA